The Pseudomonas eucalypticola genome has a window encoding:
- a CDS encoding response regulator → MNRMSVVIADDHPIVVMGVQEIIERDGRFKVVGTAHGPSELVRLYQAHAPQVVITDYTMPGDDTYGDGLKLIDYLRRQFPDTRILILTMQSNPLILSSLYDLGVSGVISKSGDLNEIMVALRALSRGRVYRGPGTSPAGSDTADVQARVARLSVKEYEVLRHFVSGMSGREIALLLNRSTKTVSAQKISAMRKLAVDNDQALLTFCANASLFP, encoded by the coding sequence ATGAATAGAATGAGTGTCGTGATAGCCGATGACCACCCGATCGTGGTCATGGGGGTGCAGGAAATCATCGAGCGGGACGGCCGCTTCAAGGTCGTGGGCACTGCCCATGGGCCCAGCGAGTTGGTCAGGCTCTACCAGGCGCATGCGCCCCAGGTGGTCATCACCGATTACACCATGCCGGGTGACGACACCTACGGCGACGGCCTGAAGCTCATCGACTACCTGCGCCGCCAGTTTCCGGACACGCGCATCCTCATCCTGACCATGCAATCCAACCCGCTGATACTGTCCAGCCTCTATGACCTGGGGGTGTCCGGGGTGATCTCGAAAAGTGGCGACCTCAACGAAATCATGGTGGCCCTGCGCGCCTTGTCGCGCGGGCGTGTGTACCGCGGACCAGGTACCTCGCCGGCGGGGTCGGATACCGCTGACGTGCAGGCGCGGGTCGCGCGGTTATCGGTGAAGGAGTATGAAGTACTGCGCCACTTCGTGTCCGGCATGAGTGGCCGGGAGATTGCCTTGTTGCTCAACCGCAGTACCAAGACCGTCAGCGCCCAGAAGATCTCGGCCATGCGCAAGCTGGCGGTGGACAATGACCAGGCGCTGCTGACGTTCTGCGCCAATGCCAGCCTGTTCCCTTGA